The proteins below come from a single Bombyx mori chromosome 19, ASM3026992v2 genomic window:
- the at1 gene encoding putative acetyl transferase: MSASVKGIFIVGAKRTPFGTFGGVFRNTSATELQTIATVGALKEAGVSPAQVDSMVVGQVISSSQTDGIYTPRHAALKAGIPQEKPVLGINRLCGSGFQSIVNSAQDILTGAAKISVAGGVENMSQAPFAVRNVRFGTALGTNYAFEDTLWAGLSDSYCGLPMGMTAEKLGAQFGITRDEVDNYALQSQQKWKTANDAGVFKAEIEPVSLTIKRKEVKVEVDEHPRPQTTLEGLKKLPPVFKKEGLVTAGTASGISDGAGALVLVSEEAAKNLKPLARLVGWAYVGVDPSIMGIGPVPAIENLLKVTKLTLNDVDLIEINEAFVAQTLSCAKALKLDMSKLNVNGGATALGHPLGASGSRITAHLVHELRRRGLRRGVGSACIGGGQGIALMIETV; this comes from the exons gGATTTTCATCGTGGGCGCTAAAAGGACGCCGTTTGGTACCTTCGGCGGAGTCTTCCGCAACACATCCGCGACCGAACTGCAGACGATAGCCACTGTCGGTGCGCTGAAGGAGGCCGGAGTGTCCCCGGCTCAGGTCGACAGCATGGTCGTGGGCCAAGTCATCTCT TCATCACAAACTGACGGAATCTACACGCCACGTCACGCGGCGCTCAAAGCTGGTATTCCTCAAGAGAAGCCGGTGCTCGGCATCAACAGACTATGCGGCTCTGGTTTCCAGTCGATCGTGAACAGCGCTCAG GACATTTTGACCGGCGCAGCCAAGATCTCAGTAGCGGGGGGAGTAGAGAACATGTCGCAAGCGCCCTTCGCGGTCAGAAACGTGAGGTTCGGCACGGCTCTGGGCACCAACTACGCCTTCGAAGACACCCTCTGGGCCGGACTCTCGGACTCCTACTGCGGACTCCCCATGGGCATGACCGCCGAGAAGCTAGGAGCCCAGTTCGGAATCACCAGAGACGAAGTTGACAATTACGCTCTACAATCGCAACAGAAGTGGAAGACTG CTAACGACGCAGGAGTATTCAAAGCGGAGATCGAACCTGTGTCTCTTACGATCAAGAGGAAGGAGGTCAAGGTCGAGGTAGACGAGCACCCTCGTCCTCAGACCACACTCGAGGGCCTGAAGAAACTGCCCCCCGTCTTCAAAAAGGAAGGTCTAGTCACTGCTGGAACTGCTTCT GGTATCAGCGATGGTGCTGGAGCGCTGGTGCTGGTCAGCGAGGAAGCCGCCAAGAACCTAAAGCCCCTCGCTCGCCTCGTAGGCTGGGCCTATGTGGGAGTGGACCCCAGCATCATGGGCATTGGGCCTGTGCCCGCCATCGAGAACCTTCTTAAAGTCACCAAACTCACCCTCAATGATGTCGACCTTATTGAG ATCAACGAGGCCTTCGTGGCTCAGACGCTGTCGTGTGCCAAGGCGCTGAAGCTCGACATGAGCAAGCTGAACGTCAACGGAGGCGCCACCGCGCTGGGACACCCGCTCGGCGCTTCCGGCTCCCGGATCACGGCGCACCTCGTGCACGAGCTCAG ACGGCGCGGGCTGCGGCGCGGGGTGGGGTCGGCCTGCATCGGCGGGGGGCAGGGCATCGCCCTCATGATCGAGACTGTTTGA